The following coding sequences lie in one Arachis ipaensis cultivar K30076 chromosome B05, Araip1.1, whole genome shotgun sequence genomic window:
- the LOC107644552 gene encoding uncharacterized protein LOC107644552 isoform X1, whose amino-acid sequence MEEDDEWELCNDDGFVYKRKRRRIDPSSTAVENAEAAAAAENESRRRERKKRTLLKLKSKYENEIREWDTLSNTLRAMQNAALQQQQQRQQEQRASEEQTRDPSSLPSTSSTDSVGGSLLDELLLQVETQEAIIQDISNLCNVAESVCFKREGQFKKSLFDLPIWASPVELMQALCDE is encoded by the exons ATGGAAGAAGATGACGAATGGGAGCTTTGTAACGACGATGGATTCGTCTACAAGCGCAAACGCCGCCGTATAGATCCGTCGTCGACGGCAGTGGAGAATGCAGAGGCAGCGGCGGCGGCGGAGAATGAGAGCCGGCGAAGGGAGAGGAAGAAGCGAACGCTGCTGAAGCTGAAATCGAAGTACGAGAATGAGATCCGCGAGTGGGACACATTGTCGAACACCTTGCGTGCAATGCAAAACGCAGCGTTGCAGCAACAGCAACAACGGCAACAAGAACAACGCGCTTCGGAGGAGCAAACGCGAGACCCATCTTCGCTCCCTTCCACTTCTTCGACGGATTCCGTTGGTGGGTCCTTGCTTGATGAGCTTCTCTTGCAG GTGGAAACCCAGGAAGCTATAATCCAAGACATTTCAAATTTATGTAACGTAGCAGAATCAGTGTGCTTTAAGCGAGAAGGGCAGTTTAAAAAATCTCTGTTTGATCTTCCCATATGGGCTTCTCCAGTTGAGCTCATGCAAGCATTGTGTGATGAATGA
- the LOC107644552 gene encoding uncharacterized protein LOC107644552 isoform X2: MEEDDEWELCNDDGFVYKRKRRRIDPSSTAVENAEAAAAAENESRRRERKKRTLLKLKSKYENEIREWDTLSNTLRAMQNAALQQQQQRQQEQRASEEQTRDPSSLPSTSSTDSVGGSLLDELLLQVFRVAKLML; the protein is encoded by the exons ATGGAAGAAGATGACGAATGGGAGCTTTGTAACGACGATGGATTCGTCTACAAGCGCAAACGCCGCCGTATAGATCCGTCGTCGACGGCAGTGGAGAATGCAGAGGCAGCGGCGGCGGCGGAGAATGAGAGCCGGCGAAGGGAGAGGAAGAAGCGAACGCTGCTGAAGCTGAAATCGAAGTACGAGAATGAGATCCGCGAGTGGGACACATTGTCGAACACCTTGCGTGCAATGCAAAACGCAGCGTTGCAGCAACAGCAACAACGGCAACAAGAACAACGCGCTTCGGAGGAGCAAACGCGAGACCCATCTTCGCTCCCTTCCACTTCTTCGACGGATTCCGTTGGTGGGTCCTTGCTTGATGAGCTTCTCTTGCAG GTTTTTCGAGTTGCAAAACTAATGTTATAA
- the LOC107644553 gene encoding uncharacterized protein LOC107644553, translated as MAKSFSLTHHLSLLLLHSRSHRLFIPSTTLLPLPLHHHHPFSLSPFHKSLSTNPTPYPLQYELIINRPVQKHPPRVRRNAPQALPEPHEPDEPEEQEPTSELRLDSWVDRKLSFDSDSGQSSSSNLELDKAKRKYYNKRRKRMYGSDSEEEEARLRNEEKFVELKPEVVELPTLHRREEELYFYDAFAYPWEKEKHYKMVYQLEKKYFPNQCLDKAFLKPGESNLNANANANLNENENVDSGVRSKGKGRKTAGVREEKKDDKGDNKLVFFDEKTEEEKKGDGGLVKDLREKKVEEFFKGLKRVDKKDGEVSSVNAEPFLSSRRTGLPPVWDSPHGTVVLINKPKGWTSFTVCGKLRRVVKVKKVGHAGTLDPMATGLLIVCVGKATKLVDRYQGMIKGYSGVFRLGEATSTWDADSPVIQREPWEHIKDEDIKRNAASFCGEIWQVPPMFSAIKVGGERMYDKARRGENVELSPRRISILQFDIERSLDDRQNLIFRVTCSKGTYIRSLCADFGKAVGSCAHLTALRRDSIGQYSADDAWDFQELEEAITKTYL; from the exons ATGGCGAAATCATTCTCTCTAACCCACCACCTTTCCCTCCTACTCCTCCATTCCCGTTCTCACCGTCTCTTCATCCCCTCCACGACACTCCTCCCTCTCCCTCTTCATCACCATcaccccttctctctctccccaTTCCACAAATCCCTCTCTACCAACCCCACCCCATACCCTCTTCAATACGAACTCATCATAAATCGCCCCGTTCAAAAACACCCACCACGTGTTCGACGAAATGCCCCACAAGCCCTCCCTGAACCCCACGAACCAGACGAACCTGAGGAACAAGAACCGACTTCGGAGCTTCGCCTTGACAGCTGGGTCGACCGGAAATTGAGCTTTGACTCCGATTCTGGTCAATCCAGTTCGTCAAATTTGGAACTTGACAAGGCCAAGAGGAAGTACTACAACAAGAGAAGGAAGAGGATGTACGGGTCGGATTCCGAGGAAGAAGAGGCACGGTTACGGAACGAGGAGAAGTTTGTGGAGCTGAAGCCTGAGGTGGTGGAGCTTCCAACTCTGCACCGTAGAGAAGAAGAGTTGTATTTTTATGATGCTTTTGCTTACCCTTGGGAGAAGGAGAAGCACTACAAGATGGTGTATCAGTTGGAGAAGAAGTACTTCCCTAATCAATGCCTTGACAAGGCATTTCTCAAACCGGGAGAGTCGAATTTGAATGCGAATGCAAATGCAAAtttaaatgaaaatgaaaatgtagATAGTGGTGTGAGGAGCAAGGGGAAGGGTAGGAAGACTGCTGGTGttagggaggagaagaaggatgATAAGGGTGATAACAAGTTGGTCTTTTTTGATGAGAAGACGGAAGAGGAAAAGAAGGGTGATGGGGGTTTGGTGAAGGATCTTAGGGAGAAGAAGGTCGAGGAATTCTTTAAGGGCTTGAAGAGAGTTGACAAAAAGGATGGTGAAGTTAGTAGTGTCAATGCAGAGCCTTTTCTTTCGTCGAGGAGGACTGGACTCCCCCCGGTATGGGACAGTCCACATGGCACTGTGGTTTTGATTAACAAACCAAAGG GCTGGACCTCATTCACAGTTTGTGGTAAGCTGCGCCGTGTTGTTAAAGTAAAAAAG GTAGGCCATGCTGGAACACTTGATCCCATGGCTACTGGTTTATTGATTGTTTGTGTTGGAAAAGCAACAAAACTGGTAGACag ATATCAAGGGATGATCAAGGGTTATAGTGGGGTCTTCCGTCTAGGGGAGGCTACTTCAACATGGGATGCTGATTCACCA GTCATTCAGCGTGAGCCATGGGAACACATCAAAGATGAGGACATAAAGAGAAACGCTGCATCTTTTTGCGGGGAGATTTGGCAAGTTCCTCCTATGTTCTCTGCTATTAAA GTTGGGGGTGAAAGGATGTACGACAAGGCGAGGAGAGGAGAAAACGTTGAACTTTCACCTAGACGAATCTCAATACTCCAGTTTGACATAGAGCGCAGCTTGGATGACAG acaaaatttgatttttaggGTGACGTGTTCTAAAGGGACATACATTCGGTCATTGTGCGCGGATTTTGGGAAGGCTGTTGGCAG TTGCGCCCATTTAACTGCTCTGCGAAGAGATTCAATTG GGCAATATTCAGCAGATGATGCTTGGGACTTCCAAGAACTTGAAGAGGCTATTACCAAAACTTACCtctaa
- the LOC107644550 gene encoding serine/threonine-protein kinase HT1, translating into MGSGNEVHSVGEFNLDAKWLIDPKQLFVGPKIGEGAHAKVYEGKYKNQNVAVKIINKGETPEEISRREARFGREVAMLSKVQHKNLVKFIGACKEPVMVIVTELLLGGTLRKYLLSMRPNCLDMRVAVGFALDIARAMECLHSHGIIHRDLKPDNLILTGDHKTVKLADFGLAREESLTEMMTAETGTYRWMAPELYSTVTLRQGEKKHYNHKVDAYSFAIVLWELIHNKLPFEGMSNLQAAYAAAFKNTRPSADDLPEDLAMIVTSCWKEDPNDRPNFTQIIQMLLRYLSTISPQEPVVPQRMNSSENAVLPPESPGTSALMSRRDDSGEIPKAGMEDRPKGFFFCFNQCY; encoded by the exons atgggaTCTGGTAATGAAGTTCATTCTGTTGGAGAGTTCAATTTAGATGCCAAGTGGCTTATAGATCCCAAACAACTCTTTGTTGGCCCAAAAATTGGGGAAGGTGCTCATGCCAAGGTCTATGAGGGAAA GTATAAAAATCAGAATGTTGCTGTTAAGATTATCAACAAAGGAGAAACCCCAGAAGAGATTTCGAGGAGGGAAGCTCGGTTCGGAAGAGAGGTAGCCATGCTATCGAAAGTTCAACACAAGAATCTGGTTAAG TTTATTGGGGCCTGCAAAGAACCTGTTATGGTTATAGTAACTGAACTTCTATTAGGTGGAACGCTGCGCAAATATCTCTTGAGTATGCGGCCAAACTGCTTGGATATGCGTGTGGCAGTTGGATTTGCTCTTGATATTGCTCGAGCAATGGAATGCTTACACTCCCATGGGATCATTCATCGGGACCTTAAACCGG ATAATTTGATCTTAACAGGAGATCATAAAACAGTTAAACTTGCTGATTTCGGTCTGGCCAGAGAAGAGTCTTTAACGGAGATGATGACTGCGGAAACTGGGACATACCGTTGGATGGCTCCAGAA CTTTATAGCACCGTCACTCTGCGACAAGGCGAGAAGAAACATTACAACCATAAGGTTGATGCTTACAGCTTCGCGATTGTGTTGTGGGAGCTGATCCATAATAAGTTGCCATTTGAAGGCATGTCTAATTTACAGGCCGCATACGCAGCTGCTTTTAAG AACACAAGGCCTAGTGCTGATGACCTTCCTGAGGATTTAGCCATGATTGTAACTTCATGTTGGAAGGAGGATCCAAATGACCGGCCGAATTTCACGCAAATCATACAGATGCTTCTCCGATATCTCTCCACCATTTCTCCACAAGAGCCGGTTGTTCCTCAGCGGATGAATTCATCGGAGAACGCTGTATTGCCACCGGAATCCCCCGGCACAAGCGCTTTGATGTCTAGGAGAGACGACTCCGGGGAAATCCCAAAAGCCGGTATGGAAGACAGACCTAAAGGGTTTTTCTTCTGCTTTAACCAATGTTACTGA
- the LOC107644551 gene encoding glucuronokinase 1, with product MEGEGVIKHKAYARVGLLGNPSDVYYGNTISLSLANFSATVTLHPSNDLLIQPHPIHDFVRFTSLPQLVNRLNNEGYYGGVRLLMAICKVFHNYCKENSISLAEKNFTLSYDTDIPRQTGLSGSSAIVCAALNCLLDFYDVRHLIKVEVRPGLVLAAENELGIVAGLQDRVAQVYGGLVYMDFSKENMDKLGHGVYEPLDVNLLPPLHLIYAENPSDSGKVHSQVRQRWLNGEEFIVSSMKEVANLAKEGRKALEEKDYSKFAALMNRNFDLRRSMFGDAALGDLNIKMVEVARKVGAASKFTGSGGAVVVYCPHGDSQVKQLQQECDQAGFVLQPIELVPSRLNDIDLKTL from the exons ATGGAAGGAGAGGGTGTTATAAAGCACAAGGCTTACGCGCGCGTGGGGCTTCTCGGCAACCCAAGCGACGTGTATTACGGCAACACAATCTCTCTCAGCCTCGCCAACTTCTCCGCCACCGTCACCCTCCACCCTTCCAACGACCTCTTAATTCAGCCGCATCCTATTCACGATTTCGTCCGCTTCACCTCTCTTCCTCAATTG GTGAATAGGTTGAATAATGAAGGTTACTATGGTGGAGTACGGTTGCTTATGGCGATTTGCAAGGTTTTCCACAATTACTGCAAGGAGAATTCCATTAGTCTCGCTGAGAAGAATTTTACTCTCTCTTATGATACTGATATACCTCGTCAG ACAGGACTTTCAGGTTCTAGTGCAATTGTCTGTGCTGCCTTAAACTGCCTTCTTGATTTCTATGATGTCCGTCATCTAATCAAGGTTGAGGTGAGGCCTGGCCTTGTCCTCGCGGCAGAGAATGAGCTAGGCATAGTTGCTGGTCTTCAGGATCGTGTCGCACAAGTCTATGGGGGCCTAGTTTACATG GATTTCAGCAAGGAAAACATGGATAAACTGGGGCATGGAGTTTATGAGCCTTTGGATGTGAATCTCCTCCCACCTCTGCATCTAATCTATGCTGAGAATCCTAGTGATTCTGGGAAG GTTCATAGTCAAGTAAGGCAGAGGTGGCTAAATGGTGAAGAGTTCATTGTATCATCAATGAAAGAAGTTGCAAATTTagcaaaagaaggaagaaaggcaTTAGAAGAAAAGGATTATTCTAAATTTGCAGCACTCATGAATCGGAATTTTGACCTGCGAAG GTCAATGTTTGGAGATGCTGCTCTTGGTGATTTAAACATCAAAATGGTAGAGGTAGCTAGAAAAGTTGGAGCTGCATCAAAATTTACAGGTAGTGGAGGAGCTGTTGTCGTATATTGTCCCCATGGGGATTCTCAGGTAAAGCAGCTACAACAAGAATGTGACCAAGCAGGATTTGTGTTACAACCAATTGAACTTGTTCCTTCCCGTCTAAATGACATTGACTTGAAAACCTTATAA